The Methanocella arvoryzae MRE50 genome includes a region encoding these proteins:
- a CDS encoding V-type ATP synthase subunit E: MGLDKVVKDIMDKAEADSRDITAKAAAEAAEIKKSAEAEAKQIIAAENARAEQAISKMRQRELSSAKLDVKKAKLNSEKDVLAETHEAFVRQLSTLPREKKADLLQKLVKLAKKDIPQGKIFTNAADADLVKDSGYEYGGNVKCIGGIVVTSVDGSVNLDYTFDSILEDVWTSSMKPVSDILFGSR; the protein is encoded by the coding sequence ATGGGACTGGACAAAGTTGTAAAGGACATCATGGATAAGGCTGAGGCGGACAGCAGGGATATCACCGCGAAAGCCGCTGCCGAAGCTGCCGAGATCAAGAAGTCGGCAGAGGCGGAGGCTAAGCAGATTATCGCAGCCGAGAACGCCAGGGCAGAACAGGCCATATCCAAGATGAGGCAGAGGGAACTTTCCAGCGCCAAGCTTGACGTGAAGAAGGCCAAGCTTAACTCCGAGAAGGATGTGCTTGCCGAAACGCACGAAGCGTTTGTCAGGCAGCTCTCAACCCTTCCCCGTGAGAAGAAGGCCGACCTGCTCCAGAAGCTGGTCAAGCTGGCGAAGAAAGACATTCCGCAGGGCAAGATCTTTACGAACGCAGCTGACGCGGACCTGGTCAAGGACTCCGGGTACGAGTACGGCGGCAACGTCAAGTGCATCGGCGGAATCGTGGTCACCAGCGTTGACGGCAGCGTCAACCTCGACTATACCTTTGACTCTATCCTGGAGGATGTCTGGACGTCCTCGATGAAGCCCGTTTCTGACATATTGTTTGGCAGCAGGTGA
- a CDS encoding A(1)A(0)-type ATP synthase subunit K, protein MVDGLVAIGVGLAVGLAGIGTGMSQGPIGAGVVGAVAEDRSFLGMGVFFIALPETIVIFGLVFAILLMFM, encoded by the coding sequence ATGGTTGATGGATTAGTTGCAATTGGCGTAGGATTAGCAGTCGGATTAGCTGGTATCGGCACTGGTATGTCCCAGGGTCCCATTGGTGCTGGTGTAGTAGGCGCTGTCGCTGAGGACCGCTCGTTCCTCGGTATGGGTGTCTTCTTCATCGCACTGCCGGAAACCATCGTCATCTTCGGTCTGGTCTTTGCCATCCTGCTGATGTTCATGTAA
- a CDS encoding V-type ATP synthase subunit I, with amino-acid sequence MLEPHRMDRVLIVGTKDVMEPTINALHDLNLLHVEDYVAEDEYFQLGKPLKSATPLSEKLLKLRSIKSYLGTKEGTPSKAKKSKVLQELEANLGSLEETVTKKTNEKNALESELKDLEHKSEVLKPYEALGLPLELLSGYESVTVFTGTASEGIENVVKGITTNYELFSAPYGKGNVIALFVPKDDAGKVSEALLKSNFVEIEQLRESGEPAAIRKRIEDGKAQAESKLEKVTGELADLNKKYAQFIVSAEELLSIDTQKAEAPIRFATSESTFVVEGWVPRDDFERLQSTVDKAADGRVYVTKIEPKPGHYEKNAPGTAIDSHDDHHEIDAPVKYNNPKIVSPIQNVIDAYGRPKYNEIDPTMIFAIVFPLFYGFIVGDIGYGLLILILMFALRSVLKSANLQILIKVMIVCAISSIFFGILFGEFLGFAIAEPIEDGHGGILGLVSLSSLYPHSITIGPIGPFSLPLERMQAGGPHDGVYVFGIKDLLVFTCIIGVAQIMLGYALGFWNELRQHGLKTAILHKVSWACVLMGGVSIVWYVFPLALTQTLGTFTPFDPLFLIGAVLFLLGIIMVLMGEGPMGLIEITSLLSNVLSYTRLLAVGLSSVGIAFAINTISMMLADAGAIGMIGAIIVFLVGHLVNLVLAMYAPFIQSLRLHFVEFFQKFYKSGGRIYNPFGYNRIYTED; translated from the coding sequence ATGTTAGAGCCTCACAGAATGGATAGAGTCCTCATCGTCGGTACCAAGGACGTAATGGAGCCCACGATCAACGCGCTGCACGACCTGAACCTGCTGCACGTGGAAGACTACGTAGCGGAAGACGAGTACTTTCAACTAGGCAAGCCCCTGAAGTCTGCAACTCCGCTCTCTGAGAAGCTGCTGAAGCTCCGCTCGATCAAGAGCTACCTCGGCACGAAAGAGGGTACCCCTTCTAAGGCAAAGAAGAGCAAAGTACTACAGGAGCTCGAGGCCAACCTCGGGTCGCTCGAAGAGACCGTCACTAAAAAGACGAATGAGAAGAATGCGCTTGAGTCAGAGCTGAAAGATCTCGAGCACAAGTCCGAGGTCCTGAAGCCGTACGAAGCTCTCGGCTTACCTTTAGAGCTGCTATCCGGTTACGAGTCTGTCACAGTCTTTACCGGCACTGCCAGCGAAGGCATCGAGAACGTCGTCAAGGGCATCACTACTAATTATGAACTATTTTCCGCACCCTATGGAAAGGGTAACGTCATAGCCCTGTTCGTCCCGAAGGACGACGCTGGCAAGGTTTCGGAAGCGCTCCTCAAGAGCAACTTCGTCGAGATCGAGCAGCTCAGGGAAAGTGGCGAGCCCGCAGCCATCCGGAAGCGCATCGAGGACGGGAAAGCTCAGGCCGAGTCGAAGCTCGAAAAGGTTACTGGCGAGCTGGCTGACCTGAACAAGAAGTACGCCCAGTTCATCGTCTCCGCGGAAGAGCTGCTCAGCATAGACACGCAGAAGGCCGAAGCTCCGATCAGGTTCGCGACTTCCGAGAGCACTTTTGTCGTGGAAGGCTGGGTTCCGAGGGACGACTTCGAGAGGCTCCAGTCGACGGTCGACAAGGCTGCCGACGGCAGGGTCTACGTCACGAAGATCGAACCGAAGCCCGGGCACTACGAGAAGAATGCGCCCGGCACGGCAATTGACAGCCACGATGACCACCACGAGATCGATGCTCCGGTCAAGTATAACAATCCCAAGATCGTGAGCCCGATCCAGAACGTCATCGATGCGTATGGCAGGCCGAAGTATAACGAAATCGACCCCACGATGATCTTCGCCATCGTCTTCCCGCTGTTCTACGGGTTTATCGTAGGCGACATAGGCTATGGTCTGCTGATCCTGATCCTGATGTTTGCACTCAGGTCTGTCCTGAAATCCGCTAACCTGCAGATCCTGATCAAAGTCATGATCGTATGCGCGATCTCCTCGATCTTCTTCGGAATATTGTTCGGAGAGTTCCTGGGCTTCGCGATAGCAGAGCCTATAGAAGACGGCCATGGCGGCATACTCGGGCTGGTCTCGCTCTCGAGCCTGTACCCCCACTCGATCACCATCGGCCCCATCGGCCCGTTCTCGCTGCCCTTAGAAAGGATGCAGGCAGGCGGACCACATGACGGCGTATATGTGTTCGGCATTAAGGACCTGCTGGTGTTTACTTGCATCATCGGTGTCGCTCAGATTATGCTGGGCTATGCCCTCGGCTTCTGGAACGAGCTCAGGCAGCACGGCCTCAAGACCGCTATTCTCCACAAGGTAAGCTGGGCTTGCGTGCTGATGGGCGGCGTCTCGATCGTATGGTATGTGTTCCCGCTGGCGCTGACGCAGACGCTGGGCACGTTCACACCGTTCGACCCGCTGTTCTTAATCGGAGCGGTCCTGTTCCTGCTGGGCATTATCATGGTCCTGATGGGCGAAGGCCCGATGGGTCTCATAGAGATAACCTCTCTATTAAGCAACGTACTCTCCTACACTCGTCTACTGGCAGTAGGCCTGTCCTCTGTCGGTATCGCGTTCGCGATCAACACCATCAGCATGATGCTGGCGGATGCAGGCGCAATAGGAATGATTGGAGCAATTATCGTGTTCCTTGTGGGACACCTCGTAAACCTGGTACTGGCTATGTACGCCCCCTTCATCCAGTCTCTCAGGTTGCACTTCGTAGAGTTTTTCCAAAAATTCTACAAGAGCGGGGGCAGAATTTACAATCCATTTGGATACAACAGAATATACACGGAGGACTAA
- a CDS encoding ATP synthase subunit H, producing MSKAEILTQLKTAEEQARGRRAKAEEEARQTIANARKEASAILENARVKAAAEAQSKIDKAAAEISTESKAMRAEGEKSAAALKASAAKNVSAATDSLIKEFERYVDVRASQNG from the coding sequence ATGTCAAAGGCTGAAATACTGACCCAGTTAAAGACAGCCGAGGAGCAGGCGAGGGGACGTCGCGCAAAGGCCGAGGAAGAGGCCAGGCAGACGATCGCTAACGCTCGTAAGGAAGCCTCGGCTATCCTCGAAAATGCCCGGGTAAAGGCAGCGGCTGAAGCCCAGTCGAAAATCGACAAGGCGGCAGCCGAGATCAGCACGGAATCCAAGGCGATGCGGGCTGAAGGCGAAAAGAGCGCTGCCGCGCTGAAGGCGTCGGCGGCGAAAAATGTGAGCGCTGCAACTGACAGTCTGATAAAAGAATTCGAGAGGTACGTCGATGTTAGAGCCTCACAGAATGGATAG
- a CDS encoding DUF5350 domain-containing protein — protein sequence MGKTGSVEWVQIRGRKGQMRLVPKGDSAANKPGPSQRYDSKGFVRRVLARAKKNVLGVKARSKK from the coding sequence ATGGGAAAGACTGGAAGCGTTGAATGGGTCCAGATCCGTGGTAGGAAGGGCCAGATGAGGCTCGTCCCCAAGGGCGACTCTGCTGCTAACAAGCCGGGCCCCTCACAGCGTTATGATTCCAAGGGCTTTGTGCGCCGCGTCTTAGCCAGGGCTAAGAAGAATGTGCTCGGCGTGAAGGCCAGATCTAAGAAATAA